In the Leptospira terpstrae serovar Hualin str. LT 11-33 = ATCC 700639 genome, TTCTAGTTCAGCTTTACTTGAAAATAATTGTTCCATGATAAGATTAGTTCCTTCCCCTGCACTTTCAAAAACGATTTTTGAGTGAAAGTCCACATCCGCATCACCTTCTCCATCGCCGATATGTTTGTAAGTAATAGAATATGGTTGATTGATATCTAAAAATTGGATTTTATTTTTGTAATTATGTCCATCAGGACCATGCATTACAAAATCCCAGATACCACCGTTTGAAAAATCCAAACTATTGATGGTTAATGTAAAACCATCTGGTCCCCACCATTCCGTAAGGTGTTCACCTCTCGACCAAACCTCAAAAAGTAAATCCGCTGGTACATCAAAATAACGTTTATAAGTAACCTTGTTATTTTCGATTACTGTTTCTGTATTATTTTTTAACATTGGTTCTCTCCATTTTTAATTTAAGAACATATCGATCTAATTTATCTAAACGTTTGATCCATAGACTTCTGATTTCAATCATCCAATCTTCCAATTCCTTCATTCCAGTTTGGTCCAAACTGTAGATACGTTTCTGAGCCTCTTTTTTCATATGAAGTACCTTGGCTTCTTTTAGAACTTTCAGGTGTTGCGATATCGCCGGTGGACTCATTTGAAAATTTTGGCTAATTTCCGTGGAGGTTAGTTCCCCATTTTTTGCCACGAGCTTTACAATATCTCTTCTCGTTTCATCTGCGATGGCAGCAAAAGCATTCATGAAATACTTATAAAGATACCACTTAATTAAGTCAATACTTAATTAACAGTTTTCTAATGTTTTATACAAATACAAAGGTTGTTTGTTTTTCCAAACCAACTTAGGTGGAAAACATTCACCCAAAGAAAACAAAACATAACTTATCCAGGTTGGTTGGATTCTCTCTGAACAGAGGTTCTCCTTGTTCAAAATATATTTTTTAGAATCACTATGATTCTAATTTTAAAAATCAAATTTCCTTTTTTATCACACATATGTTTTTTTTATTGCAAACAAATCCCAAAGCGATGTCATTCTCTGTCAGTTGCGAATTACGGAACAATGTTCTCATAACAAGGTTCGGACAAAATACTAAATGAGGAAACAGATGACAACATCACTTCTTAGAAATCCTTCTGTTGTGGTCATAGGCGCTGGGATGACTGGCATCCTACTTGCGATTGAATTAGAAAAAGCGGGAATCACAGACATTACCATTTTAGAGAAAAAAAGTGACTTAGGCGGAACTTGGAGAGAAAATACCTATCCCGGTGTTGCTTGCGACATTCCTGCCCATATGTACACTTATAGTTTTGAGCCAAATCCCGAATGGAGCCACCGTTTTGCTCATGGAGATGAAATCCAAACTTACTTCAAAATGGTTAGCGATAAATACAAAGTGACTCCAAAAATTCACTTCAATGAGGCAGTGAGCGAAGCATCGTATCAGAATGGAAAGTGGACGACTAAAACCAACTTAGGTAAAACATACATTTC is a window encoding:
- a CDS encoding SRPBCC domain-containing protein; protein product: MLKNNTETVIENNKVTYKRYFDVPADLLFEVWSRGEHLTEWWGPDGFTLTINSLDFSNGGIWDFVMHGPDGHNYKNKIQFLDINQPYSITYKHIGDGEGDADVDFHSKIVFESAGEGTNLIMEQLFSSKAELERVNEKYGAIEGGKQHVGNLARYLDKISKSN
- a CDS encoding ArsR/SmtB family transcription factor, with the protein product MNAFAAIADETRRDIVKLVAKNGELTSTEISQNFQMSPPAISQHLKVLKEAKVLHMKKEAQKRIYSLDQTGMKELEDWMIEIRSLWIKRLDKLDRYVLKLKMERTNVKK